One window of Channa argus isolate prfri chromosome 4, Channa argus male v1.0, whole genome shotgun sequence genomic DNA carries:
- the mlc1 gene encoding membrane protein MLC1 isoform X1, whose amino-acid sequence MQREELSAREEFTYSHMSTLERGGETLGRRGDRGVERRPDRRERDRPERDSYTVDVRASDLQLAQPEPLKHPCFSYRAWLYSVLIGGSLLITSGFSLYLGNVFPVAMDYLRCAAGSGLPAAIASFAIAKNRLVAVSDFQVLYVSTFAVTTTCLVWFGCKLVLNPSAVNINFNLILMILLEVLMASTVILSARSAEDCCCHRKPVTYNRPMVITPAVFPTRLLKAYSVIEVIVGISAVFGGIIALNMDTLLPGPYLSVTFFWILVACFPSAIASHVVSEYPNKCLVEVLIAISSVTSPLLFSASGFLSCSVISFIEIFLHDVSTAKKSYDILLLILMVLLLVQAVLTSATVVHCASYKSQLRMGAPEYNDSMHTTTHYCEKQTSNGTLSDFDKDRAWKAVVVQMAP is encoded by the exons ATGCAGCGTGAGGAACTGTCAGCCAGAGAGGAGTTCACCTACAGCCACATGTCCACTCTTGAGCGGGGTGGTGAGACCCTGGGACGAAGGGGTGACAGGGGAGTGGAGAGAAGACCAGACAGGCGGGAGCGGGATAGACCTGAGCGGGACAGCTACACAGTGGACGTGAGGGCCAGTGACCTGCAGCTGGCCCAGCCGGAGCCCTTAAAGCATCCCTGCTTCAGCTACAGGGCCTGGCTCTACAGTGTCCTCATAGGG ggaAGTCTGCTCATCACATCTGGTTTCTCTCTATACCTGggaaatgtgtttcctgttgcCATGGACTACCTGCGCTGTGCTGCAGGCTCT GGTCTCCCTGCAGCTATAGCTAGTTTTGCCATTGCCAAGAACAGACTTGTTGCA gtgtcAGATTTCCAAGTTCTATATGTGTCCACATTTGCTGTTACAACCACCTGcctggtttggtttggttgtaAATTGGTCCTGAACCCTTCAGCTGTCAAT ATCAACTTTAACCTTATTTTGATGATTTTGCTGGAGGTGCTTATGGCCAGCACCGTCATCCTGTCAGCACGCTCTGCAGAGGACTGCTGCTGCCATAGAAAG CCTGTGACATATAACAGACCTATGGTTATAACCCCTGCAGTCTTCCCCACTCGACTACTCAAGGCATATTCT GTCATTGAGGTGATTGTGGGAATCTCTGCAGTATTTGGAGGCATTATAGCCCTAAACATGGATACTTTGCTACCTGGCCCCTACTTGTCTGTAACATTTTTCTGGATCCTTGTGGCT tgttttccCAGTGCTATTGCAAGTCACGTTGTGTCAGAATACCCCAACAAATGTCTG GTGGAGGTGCTGATTGCCATCAGCAGCGTGACGTCTCCCCTGCTCTTTTCAGCCTCCGGCTTCCTCTCATGTAGTGTGATCAGCTTTATTGAAATTTTTCTGCATGATGTGTCAACAGCCAAG AAATCATACGACATTCTGTTGCTGATTCTGATGGTGCTGCTGTTGGTGCAGGCAGTTCTAACTTCAGCCACTGTGGTGCACTGTGCCTCCTACAAGAGTCAGCTCCGCATGGGGGCTCCGGAGTACAATGACAGCATGCACACCACAACTCATTACTGTGAG AAGCAAACATCCAATGGGACACTGTCAGACTTTGACAAGGACAGAGCCTGGAAGGCGGTTGTGGTCCAAATGGCTCCATAA
- the mlc1 gene encoding membrane protein MLC1 isoform X2, whose product MQREELSAREEFTYSHMSTLERGGETLGRRGDRGVERRPDRRERDRPERDSYTVDVRASDLQLAQPEPLKHPCFSYRAWLYSVLIGGSLLITSGFSLYLGNVFPVAMDYLRCAAGSINFNLILMILLEVLMASTVILSARSAEDCCCHRKPVTYNRPMVITPAVFPTRLLKAYSVIEVIVGISAVFGGIIALNMDTLLPGPYLSVTFFWILVACFPSAIASHVVSEYPNKCLVEVLIAISSVTSPLLFSASGFLSCSVISFIEIFLHDVSTAKKSYDILLLILMVLLLVQAVLTSATVVHCASYKSQLRMGAPEYNDSMHTTTHYCEKQTSNGTLSDFDKDRAWKAVVVQMAP is encoded by the exons ATGCAGCGTGAGGAACTGTCAGCCAGAGAGGAGTTCACCTACAGCCACATGTCCACTCTTGAGCGGGGTGGTGAGACCCTGGGACGAAGGGGTGACAGGGGAGTGGAGAGAAGACCAGACAGGCGGGAGCGGGATAGACCTGAGCGGGACAGCTACACAGTGGACGTGAGGGCCAGTGACCTGCAGCTGGCCCAGCCGGAGCCCTTAAAGCATCCCTGCTTCAGCTACAGGGCCTGGCTCTACAGTGTCCTCATAGGG ggaAGTCTGCTCATCACATCTGGTTTCTCTCTATACCTGggaaatgtgtttcctgttgcCATGGACTACCTGCGCTGTGCTGCAGGCTCT ATCAACTTTAACCTTATTTTGATGATTTTGCTGGAGGTGCTTATGGCCAGCACCGTCATCCTGTCAGCACGCTCTGCAGAGGACTGCTGCTGCCATAGAAAG CCTGTGACATATAACAGACCTATGGTTATAACCCCTGCAGTCTTCCCCACTCGACTACTCAAGGCATATTCT GTCATTGAGGTGATTGTGGGAATCTCTGCAGTATTTGGAGGCATTATAGCCCTAAACATGGATACTTTGCTACCTGGCCCCTACTTGTCTGTAACATTTTTCTGGATCCTTGTGGCT tgttttccCAGTGCTATTGCAAGTCACGTTGTGTCAGAATACCCCAACAAATGTCTG GTGGAGGTGCTGATTGCCATCAGCAGCGTGACGTCTCCCCTGCTCTTTTCAGCCTCCGGCTTCCTCTCATGTAGTGTGATCAGCTTTATTGAAATTTTTCTGCATGATGTGTCAACAGCCAAG AAATCATACGACATTCTGTTGCTGATTCTGATGGTGCTGCTGTTGGTGCAGGCAGTTCTAACTTCAGCCACTGTGGTGCACTGTGCCTCCTACAAGAGTCAGCTCCGCATGGGGGCTCCGGAGTACAATGACAGCATGCACACCACAACTCATTACTGTGAG AAGCAAACATCCAATGGGACACTGTCAGACTTTGACAAGGACAGAGCCTGGAAGGCGGTTGTGGTCCAAATGGCTCCATAA